A stretch of the Medicago truncatula cultivar Jemalong A17 chromosome 5, MtrunA17r5.0-ANR, whole genome shotgun sequence genome encodes the following:
- the LOC11439021 gene encoding uncharacterized protein — MAGGWVKSLQCKSKAFEDVYNPNTNTKNRIQSASCRKSVQDIKDVVVETTKPKSKKPLQKHHSSRYPTATTDFETTINRSRSTNSTTHRNNIPMPVPSPDPRFSSLTELNEGHPSRNVVEIIFHTSWGPKPFSGRVEMIFKVHNGSRTVTRFEEYRETVKTRPGSRNHEENARCVADGNEVMRFHCLGPTSGGGPYGGACVGSFPGGKGTAAICTFSGSGGAHESSGGGRGRRAMLVCRVIAGRVSKRVGFVDSLLDGRVGFDSVSGDNGELLVFDSRAVLPCFLIIYRL, encoded by the coding sequence atggCTGGTGGGTGGGTGAAATCATTGCAATGCAAATCCAAAGCATTTGAAGATGTTTACAAcccaaacacaaacacaaaaaacaGAATACAAAGTGCAAGTTGTAGAAAAAGTGTTCAAGATATTAAAGATGTTGTAGTTGAAACAACAAAACCTAAATCCAAAAAACCGCTTCAAAAACATCATAGTTCAAGATATCCAACAGCAACAACCGATTTTGAAACTACCATAAACCGTTCTAGAAGCACAAACTCAACTACCCACCGGAATAATATTCCGATGCCGGTGCCATCACCGGACCCACGTTTCTCTTCTTTAACGGAGCTTAATGAAGGTCATCCTTCAAGAAATGTGGTGGAGATAATTTTTCACACTAGCTGGGGACCCAAACCGTTTTCGGGTCGGGTTGAAATGATTTTCAAGGTTCACAATGGTTCAAGAACGGTGACTCGGTTTGAAGAGTATCGCGAAACGGTGAAAACCCGACCCGGGTCGAGGAACCATGAAGAGAATGCTAGGTGTGTTGCTGATGGGAATGAAGTAATGAGGTTTCATTGTTTGGGACCCACTTCCGGTGGTGGTCCCTACGGTGGAGCTTGTGTGGGGTCGTTTCCAGGTGGGAAAGGTACAGCAGCGATCTGCACGTTTTCCGGCAGCGGTGGAGCACATGAGAGTTCTGGTGGTGGTAGAGGAAGAAGGGCTATGTTGGTTTGTCGGGTCATAGCGGGTAGGGTTTCCAAGCGGGTAGGGTTTGTGGATTCGTTGTTGGATGGACGAGTTGGGTTTGACTCGGTGAGTGGTGATAATGGTGAGTTGTTGGTCTTTGACTCGCGTGCTGTTTTGCCTTGTTTTCTTATCATTTATAGGTTGTAA
- the LOC11435751 gene encoding protein NRT1/ PTR FAMILY 6.3, protein MDSLPTTTQQEKIVPDAYDCKGFPAERSKTGGWTSASMILGGEVMERLTTLGITVNLVTYLTGTMHLGNASSANIVTNFVGTSFMLCLFGGFLGDTYIGRYLNIAVFAAVQATGVALLMISTIIPSLSPPTCKEHTTCVKANNTQLTVLFLALYVTALGTGGLKSSVPGFGSDQFDATDKEEKKHMVKFLNWYYFIVNLGSLMAVTVLVYIQDHQGRDWGYGICACSIVLALVVFLFGTCKYRYKKPVGSPLTQIAVVFVAAWRKRHLQLPSDSALLFNDDAILHEPPRIKKQRLPHSKQFRFLDKAAIKDYESAGGIVKISKWCLSTLTDIEEVKLVLRMLPIWASTIVFWTVQVQMMTLSVSQATTMDRHIGKSFQIPAASMTSFLIGTILLNVPFYDRVICPIARKVLKNPQGLTPLQHTGVGLVLSILSMVAAALVEEKRLIFAQSHGLVNDPTAKIPLSVFWLIPQFFIVGSGESFMYMGQLDFFLRECPDGMKTMSMGLFLSSRSLGFFFSSLLVSTVNKITGPSKPWIADNLNQGRLNYYYWLLAMLSAINLMIYLACAKWYVYKDKKVAEEGMEE, encoded by the exons atGGACAGTCTCcccacaacaacacaacaagaGAAAATTGTCCCTGATGCCTATGACTGTAAGGGTTTTCCAGCAGAAAGATCTAAAACTGGTGGTTGGACTTCAGCTTCCATGATATTAG gagGAGAAGTGATGGAGAGGTTGACAACACTAGGCATAACCGTGAATTTGGTCACATATTTAACAGGTACAATGCATTTGGGTAACGCTTCCTCTGCCAACATAGTTACAAATTTTGTTGGAACTTCATTTATGCTTTGTTTGTTCGGTGGCTTTCTAGGCGACACTTACATTGGAAG ATACCTCAATATCGCTGTCTTTGCAGCCGTTCAAGCAACA GGTGTTGCTCTCTTGATGATATCAACTATAATTCCAAGCCTAAGTCCTCCAACATGCAAGGAACATACAACTTGTGTAAAAGCAAACAATACACAGTTAACAGTTCTGTTTTTAGCGCTTTATGTCACTGCACTTGGCACAGGGGGTTTAAAATCCAGTGTCCCTGGCTTTGGTTCAGATCAATTTGATGCTACTGATAAAGAAGAGAAGAAACATATGGTTAAATTTCTCAATTGGTATTACTTCATCGTAAACCTAGGATCTCTTATGGCGGTGACGGTCCTTGTTTACATACAAGATCATCAGGGTAGAGATTGGGGTTATGGTATATGTGCTTGTTCTATTGTGCTAGCACttgttgtgtttttgtttggaACCTGTAAGTATCGGTACAAGAAACCGGTAGGTAGTCCCTTGACTCAGATTGCGGTAGTGTTTGTGGCCGCTTGGAGGAAGAGGCACTTGCAATTGCCTTCTGATTCCGCATTGCTCTTTAACGACGATGCCATCTTACATGAACCACCAAGGATCAAGAAGCAGAGGTTACCGCACAGCAAACAGTTTCG CTTCTTGGACAAAGCGGCAATCAAGGACTATGAAAGTGCTGGTGGAATCGTGAAGATAAGTAAGTGGTGTCTCTCTACCTTAACCGATATAGAAGAAGTGAAATTGGTGCTAAGAATGCTCCCTATATGGGCATCAACCATCGTGTTTTGGACTGTTCAAGTTCAAATGATGACACTCTCGGTATCACAGGCAACCACTATGGATCGCCACATTggaaaatcatttcaaatcccaGCAGCATCAATGACATCCTTTTTAATTGGAACTATTCTCTTGAATGTCCCTTTTTATGACCGTGTCATTTGTCCAATTGCAAGGAAAGTACTTAAAAACCCACAAGGGCTTACCCCTTTACAGCATACTGGAGTTGGTTTAGTTCTTTCAATCTTATCTATGGTTGCAGCAGCTCTTGTCGAAGAAAAGCGATTAATATTTGCACAATCACATGGTTTGGTGAATGATCCAACGGCAAAGATTCCATTAAGTGTTTTCTGGTTGATACCGCAATTTTTCATTGTGGGATCGGGAGAGTCTTTCATGTATATGGGACAACTAGACTTTTTTCTCAGAGAATGTCCAGATGGGATGAAAACTATGAGCATGGGACTATTCTTGAGTTCAAGATCCTTAGGATTTTTCTTCAGCTCTTTATTAGTGTCTACAGTGAATAAAATAACAGGTCCAAGTAAACCATGGATTGCAGATAATCTTAACCAAGGGAGGCTTAATTATTATTACTGGCTTTTGGCTATGTTGAGTGCtataaatttgatgatataCTTGGCTTGTGCAAAGTGGTATGTGTACAAGGATAAGAAGGTTGCTGAGGAAGGCATGGAAGAGTAA